The nucleotide window CTCACAAATCACGGATATTGAAATTTCTAAAGGCGATATGTATAAAGCCTGGACCTTTAATGGCGAAGCCCCAGGGCCAGTCATTGTCGTGAACCAAGGCGATAAAATTAATTTTACCTTAAAAAATATGGATCCATCCATTCCGCACAGCATGGACTTTCACGCCGTACATGCTGCACCATCTGAGGATTTTGCGAATGTAATGCCAGACCATACCGGTTCTTTCAGCTATCCTGCTGATAATCCAGGGGTATTCATGTATCATTGCGGTACAAAGCCAGTGCTATCACACATTGCTAACGGCATGCATGGGACCATTATCGTCAAACCAACTACCGGCTATCCGACCGATTCCGAAGTCGATCGTGAATTTGTCATCGTGCAAAATGAATGGTACAAATACAATAATTTAGATGATTTTACAAATGGAACACCTAAATATGTTGTTTTTTCAGCAAAGGCTTTAAAAGATGGGGATATTAACACAAACGGAACAGTAGGCGCGCTTGTTGACAAACCACTGCTAGCGAAAGTTGGCGACAAAGTGAGATTCTATGTGATGAACGTTGGTCCAAATGAAGTGTCAAGCTTCCATGTGGTCGGCACCATGTTTGATGATGTCTATATGGATGGTAATCCGTTTAACCATATGAAGGGCATGCAAACAGTAATGCTTCCAGCTAGTGGCGGGGCAGTGGTTGAATTCACTGTCACGAAGGAAGGCAGTTACCCATTTGTTACCCACCAATTTAACCATGCGACAAAGGGTGCCAACGGCGTCTTGAAAGTCACGAAAGATGGCCATGATGATGGTAGCGAAGTCATGTCACATTAATTAGAAAAGCGGAAGCGCCCTGATCAGCTCACGACAGGCCTGGAGCGCTCCAACTGAGATAAAGGAAACACGGTGAGCGGAGCGAACCGATGTTGACTTATCGTAGGGCGGAGAGCGAAGGACATTAGCCGCTAGGGAGCTGAAGCTGGACCAATCTCAGAGTCGAAATAATATCTTCATTTTTACAAAATGAAAGTGCCGGGTGAGGAACCCAACACTTTTTTTGTTGCCAAATCATATAGGGACCCTTACATTCTCAGCCCCATTTCAAACGCTTTACTATTATGATACGTCGCTTTCACCTTTAACTTCATTCTTAATGCATCATCCAGGCAATCTTGCTGCAGCAATTCATGGTGACGGTGCTGGAATAGATGATAATAATATTTTCCCAGCATAAATAATTTCAACACATGAAAACCTCCTCCATTGTTGGTTTACATAAATCGCAGGAGTAGTTAGTCGTGTTCGGTAACTGGCAAGCATCGTCGTTAAACATTAGCCCCTAATAGTTTTGCGTCACCATCTTTCAATGGTTTTGCCGTTTCGTACGATTTATGTGTTTATAAAAACTATAAGCAGTCGCCATTTAAAAGTAAAGGGACAATAGACCTAATAAGTCAAACTATTTAGTAAATTTAGGAATGTAACTGGGACAGGTTGGTTTATTTTTCCTAAGGCTGTTTTAAAGCCATAGATCGTGTCAATGATATATAATGAAGTGAGTTTTCTTTTAAAAGGACGATTATCATGCCAAAATTAACTAGATTCAATATTTGTCTTCTTGTGATTACACTTTCTTTATCAGGATGCTCCTGGAAAAATCATTCGGCGAAAAAGGATAGTAGTGAGGCAAATCTGCCGCCTGTCCCCGCAGATCATTCTTCAACAGCTGAGTCTAACAAAAATAAGGATGGTAGGCAGACAGATTCGGGTGTTCAGATTGTTACTACGCCGGAAATGATCCCTGTTCTTGTCAACAAGCATCATATGCTTCCTGATGATTACAATCCCAGTGATTTGGTTGATCCCAATATCCAATTTATTTTTGCAGAGAAATTAGAAAAGCGGAAAATGCGTGCTAAGGCCGCAACTGCTATCGAAATGTTATTTACTGCGGCTAAACAGGATGGTATAAACCTGCTGGGTGTCTCGGCATACCGCTCCCATAGTGAACAAACCTCCTTATTTAATCACTACGTTAATGTAGATGGGTACGAGGCTGCTATGACCTATAGTGCTGTTCCTGGTACAAGCGAGCATGAAACAGGCCTCGCCATTGATGTAACGGGTGGCAATGGAAAATGTGCGGCCGAGGATTGCTTCAAGGGAACTCCCGAGGCGGACTGGCTACAGAAACATGCCGCTGATTATGGATTCATCATCCGCTATCCAAAAGGAAAAGAGCAAATTACCGGGTACCAATACGAACCCTGGCACCTCCGTTACGTCGGCAAAACGATCGCCAAAAAAATCATGGACCGCGGCATCACACTCGAAGAATACTACAATACCGCGGCAGTAAATAATGGTGCCTGACACCCTTTGTGGACAGAAAGGCGCAAGCGCCCTGGTCAGCGGCGTATGGCCTGGAGCGCTCCAACTGAGATAAAGGAAACACGAAGAGCCGGAGGTGATTCGATGTTGACTTATCGTAGGGCGGAGAGCGAAGGACACTAGCCGCTAGGGTGCTGGAGCTAGACAATTCTCGAAGTAGAAATTTAAACTTTCCTACATAAAAAGGAGCCTCCACTTGCAGCATGTACTATGCAGCGAGTGAAGGCCCTTTTTGTTATTTTCCTTTTATTTCAAGTAATTTCAGACGCAGGTCGTTTTCCATGTTAGCTAGTTCTTGTTCGGCAAGACGACGCTTGTGGCGGCCTTCTTCTTGGATTCGCATGGTTTCTTCGAGTGTTGTGATCAAGCTTTCCTGGGTTTTCTTTAATGTTTCAATATCCACTAAACCGCGCTCGTTTTCTTTTGCCGTTTCAATCGTATTGGTCTTTAGCATTTCAGCATTTTTCAAGAGAAGCTCATTGGTGGTTTTCGACACCTGCTTTTGCGCCTCCACCGCATGACGCTGGCGAATCAGTGTCAATGCAATCGCTACCTGATTTTTCCATAGGGGAATCGCCGTCATGATCGATGATTGGATTTTTTCCACAAGCGCCTGGTTTGTGTTTTGGATTAAGCGAATTTGCGGCGCACTTTGAATCGTGATTTCACGGCTTAATTTCAAATCATGCAGACGCTTATCTAAACGGTCAGCGAACTGAATCATATCGTTGACCTCTTGAAATTTCATTTGGTCATTGGCTGCCTCCGCTGCTATTTTTAACTGCGGAATTGTTTGGGTTTGCATTTCTTCTAGTTTGATTTCACCGGCAGCGATATAAATATTCAGAGCATGAAAATATTCTTTATTCGTTTCATAAAGCTGTTCAAGCAATTTTATATCGGATAAAAGGACATTTTTACTGCGATCAAGTTTCACACTAATCCGGTCAATTTGCGCCCCTGTTTTCTGGTATTTGGATAGCACTTCTTGAAGGGTGCCGGAAATTTTTCCAAACATACGAGCAAATAAGGATGGCTTCCCATCCTTTAGTTCATCCGGATTGACCTCATCAAGCCTCTTCATTAAGTCACTAATGATTTCTCCAATTTCACCTACATCCTGTTTCTGAACATGCTCAAGCATGGCATGGGAAAAGGAAAGCAACTTTCCTTGTGCTTGGGTGCCGTAAAGAATCATCGCTTGATGGTTGGCCGGATCGATTTGTTCCGCCAGCTGATAGGCCTTCGCCCGATTCTCCTCTGGTATGACGTCAATTAACTTGACCGGTTTCACTTCATTCGCTTGCGTTTGCGGTGCCGGATTTTGGGTCAATTCTTGCTTATCACCAAATGGATCGGCCAGAATATCATCTAATAAACTTCCAGATTTAGTAAGATCAATTGGATTGTTTTCACTCATTTTAGCCACCTATTTTCTTCAGGGAATTTGGAATCTTTGTTTTTCTTGATAGAATGCTTTGCGACATCAATTTCAAAGTTTAAGGTATCGATATCATTCGAAATGACCTGATATAAATCTTCTTCCAACACCCTTGAGAGTTCATTTAATGTTCTGCGTGTTTCAATAAGGGACAGCCCTATCTCGCTATTCTGCTTCGGTTGCGAGGAGAGGAACGTATATTTTTCTGTTAGTTCAACAATTGAATCCAAATGGGAAAAATAAAACTCCTCCGCCTTGTAAAAACGCTTCGGTTCTTTTGTTGTCATCTTGTGTATTTTTTTTGTGATTCTATGAATGTCAATTCTTTGTTTAACAGATGAAATATCCCGGATCTTGAAAATACTTTTATTTAAGCGCCTGATTTTCTGTTTTGCTTCGGCTAAGTTTTTCCTAATATAGCGGTATTCTTTCCGTGAAAGCTGATGCTTTTTTAAATAGCTGATGTTCATGAACAACGAAAGGATCAGATGGGTAAGAACCCCTCCAAGGATTGCAAAAGCAGTTGATGACCAGAATGTGAGTCCAATAGGAAAAAAGCAAATTAGCCATGTACATACGGTTATCGGGACAGCCACAAATGTGCGAAGCAGAAATGACAAAATCGGGTTCATAATAAATCGACTCCTGACTTAATAATCCTTTTTATTCATACGAATGAAGGGAAGTGAATGTTTCACTTCTTTTGAAAATATCCGTATCAAAAGAAAGTTATTTCCAGTTACTACTTCCACAATACACGAAAAAACTCCTGCCTGCCATAGACCACAAACGGAAAGAAATCTAAGACTTAAGACGTATTTTTATTCGAATTATGGTCTACGCCCAAGAGGAATTCAATGTATTTCATAGGCTAATAAAGGTATTTAAGAAAACTAGAGTAATAAAGAGGAGAGAGGAGTTTTACATGTATTATCCTTATAGAATGCCTGTTGAGCACCATCACGGAGGAAACCAACACCACACTGGCGGACATTATCATCAGGGAAATCAACACCACCACGGGGGACAGCACGGACAGCACGGACAGCACCACCACGGAGGGCCATCACATCACGAGGTTCCGTATCATCACCATGAGAATCATCATCATCACGGGGGGCATCAACACCCAGGCGATCAACACGCTGCACATTCGGGTCTGGGGGCGTTGGGTGCCGGCATGCTCGGGCTGGGGTTAGGGTATTTAGGGTCTGGGCTCGTACACGGAACCGTCCCAGCAGGATATGGAGGTCTTGGAGGATATCCTGGTTATGGTGGCTATCCACCTAGTCCGGGGCCTTACGGGTATGGACCGGGTGCAGGGTATGGATACCCTGTTGCTTCCCCTTCCGGTTATCCAGGGATGGGTCCAAATATTTATGGATCCGGGGCCTATCCACCTGTCGGGGGATTTGGAACCTGGTCACCCGCTGAATACGGTATCCCTAGATAGGTTTACTATAAAAAGCAGGCTATCAAATTGATAACCTGCTTTTGGTCCTTCCATTCCACTTATCACCGCTCGTACAGTTCGATCGGAAGCCCATCTGGGTCGGCAAAGAAGGTAAACTTTTTGCCTGTTAAGGAATCTATCCGGATTTCTTCGACGGTAACATCGTGCCTTGTTAAATCACGTACAGCTTCTTCCATATTTTCCACCTCAAAGGCAATGTGTCTTAACCCAGCAGCTTCCGGATAGCTTGGCCGTACCGGTGGGTCCGGGAACGAAAACAACTCAATTTGATAAAGCCCATCCACTGCCAAATCAAGTTTATACGAGTTCCTTTCCTTTCGGAAGACCTCCTGTACAGGTGTCAAACCAAGAACCCGCACATAAAAATCCTTTGATTTTTGATAATCTGAACAAATAACAGCGATATGGTGGATCCTTTTTAATTTCATGTGAACACTTCCCTTAAATAAAAATAAACATTATCCCACTTTTAAACAAAGGCGATACTAAATAAATCAGAGACAAAACACATCCCAATGAGTAAAGCCTGTAAACTTACGATATCACAATTTGTTGTTGTAATGTGATCGTATTTTTCAATGATTCATTAAAGAACCACAATATATATTTACCCTTCCAAATTAACTTCAAGAACAGCCACTTCACTTTACAAAAAGTTCACATTTTCTAGTTTCGCCCCCTGATTATCTGAATATTCAAAATTAGTACAAATTGCCTTTCCTTCGCCTCGGAATATATTGCAGGGTGCATTGAAATAACCAATCCAAGAGGTGAATGTACGTTTGAAGAAAAGAGCTCTTTTTACCATTCCATTATGCTTGGTGCTTATTGCGGTGATTGTAACTACCTTCTTCTTACTCAATATCAAGCCCGCTGAAGGAAAAATAGCGCAAGCACAAAAACTGGCAGAATACACGAAGCCGGCAGTTGTTCGAATCGTTGATTACGCTGTTGTCGGGTGGCAGTTTAACAACCCTAACGATCCTGAAGTTATGGCGATATTGGATCAATTAAAGTACCAATCAGTTGTCGGTGGTTCCGGGTCTGGTGCGATCATTAGCTCCGATGGTTATGTCGTTACAAACGCCCATGTGGTCGAAGCGACGCAAATGAAGGATGAAGATATTGCCAATGCGGCGTTTGAACAACTGGTTGGAATTCTGGCAGACCAATTTAATGTTGACTACGAAACAGCGTACCAATACATGCTTACGTATACAAAATATACGGAGATAAAAAAAGTATTAAAGGTTGTTTTACCGGGCGGGGATGTCCTTGATGGCGAAGTGAAAAGCTATGGAGCTCCTATTAATGAGGGTAAGGACGTCGCTGTTTTAAAAATTGAAGGGAATAACCTGCCTACCTTACCGCTTGGCAATTCCGATGAAATCCAGAACCAGGATAATGTTTGGGTGAGCGGCTACCCTGCTGCAGCCGATTCTGACCTGTTATCCACGGATTCATCCTTCGTTTCTTCAATGACTGCAGGGCAAATCTCGGCTACATCGAAAAGGACAGAACAGGGAAGCCCAGTCATTCAGATTAATGCGGCTGCCACACATGGGAACAGCGGTGGTCCAGTTATCAATGAAAAAGGACAGATTATTGGTTTACTCACCTTTAGAGGCGACACAGTGAATGGCCAAGAGGTTCAAGGCTTTAATTTTTCTGTACCGGTTAATACAGCAAAAGAATTTGTGAACCAAGCCGGTGTCAGGGAATTCAAAAGTGAAACCGATAAGCTTTTCCAAGATGGACTCGAATTGTATTGGGGTGGTTACTATAAACATGCGTTGGAAAAGTTTGAGGCGGTTCAGCGCATCTATCCCAACCATTCTGAGATCAAACACTATATCGCGAACTCGGAAAAAAAGATGAGCAGCAGTAAGACGTTATGGTCCGATTATTCTACCACCTTCTATATCATCGATGGTGTTTCCGGATTACTCATTCTTGTACTGATGGTGTTCACCTTTGCCTTTAGACCGAAAAGCCCAGCGGTTGCTGTCACTGGCGTTCCATCAGCCGGACCGGAAAACACCTTGGCTGACCTACACAAAGATCGCAAAATCGACGTTCAAGACATCCTCCTCGCCCTCCAAGAACACCAGAAACGGCAGAAAAAAGACGACGACGATAGTGGAAATGGTGCCTGACACCCTTTCCACTACTGGGATGCAGTTTTGCGCTGTATCCCTTTATTTGTGCACGTTTTTCTCATTGGAAACATTTCTGGGTTCGTGCATATACAGTATAATTAAAACTAAAAGGTCCATATCTGTTCTCGTCAAGATAACGTGAACCTTCTATAAAGGAGCGAAACGAAGGTGACT belongs to Neobacillus sp. OS1-2 and includes:
- a CDS encoding toxic anion resistance protein, whose amino-acid sequence is MSENNPIDLTKSGSLLDDILADPFGDKQELTQNPAPQTQANEVKPVKLIDVIPEENRAKAYQLAEQIDPANHQAMILYGTQAQGKLLSFSHAMLEHVQKQDVGEIGEIISDLMKRLDEVNPDELKDGKPSLFARMFGKISGTLQEVLSKYQKTGAQIDRISVKLDRSKNVLLSDIKLLEQLYETNKEYFHALNIYIAAGEIKLEEMQTQTIPQLKIAAEAANDQMKFQEVNDMIQFADRLDKRLHDLKLSREITIQSAPQIRLIQNTNQALVEKIQSSIMTAIPLWKNQVAIALTLIRQRHAVEAQKQVSKTTNELLLKNAEMLKTNTIETAKENERGLVDIETLKKTQESLITTLEETMRIQEEGRHKRRLAEQELANMENDLRLKLLEIKGK
- a CDS encoding multicopper oxidase domain-containing protein; translated protein: MKKRSNWGRLLMGKITKFAAIIVSSVVVLSACGKAELSIEKDVKAQTNKNASSTVIAPHEHLNQKPTPIKIDRIGEHEVNIEMTSQITDIEISKGDMYKAWTFNGEAPGPVIVVNQGDKINFTLKNMDPSIPHSMDFHAVHAAPSEDFANVMPDHTGSFSYPADNPGVFMYHCGTKPVLSHIANGMHGTIIVKPTTGYPTDSEVDREFVIVQNEWYKYNNLDDFTNGTPKYVVFSAKALKDGDINTNGTVGALVDKPLLAKVGDKVRFYVMNVGPNEVSSFHVVGTMFDDVYMDGNPFNHMKGMQTVMLPASGGAVVEFTVTKEGSYPFVTHQFNHATKGANGVLKVTKDGHDDGSEVMSH
- a CDS encoding M15 family metallopeptidase, producing the protein MPKLTRFNICLLVITLSLSGCSWKNHSAKKDSSEANLPPVPADHSSTAESNKNKDGRQTDSGVQIVTTPEMIPVLVNKHHMLPDDYNPSDLVDPNIQFIFAEKLEKRKMRAKAATAIEMLFTAAKQDGINLLGVSAYRSHSEQTSLFNHYVNVDGYEAAMTYSAVPGTSEHETGLAIDVTGGNGKCAAEDCFKGTPEADWLQKHAADYGFIIRYPKGKEQITGYQYEPWHLRYVGKTIAKKIMDRGITLEEYYNTAAVNNGA
- a CDS encoding 5-bromo-4-chloroindolyl phosphate hydrolysis family protein, with amino-acid sequence MNPILSFLLRTFVAVPITVCTWLICFFPIGLTFWSSTAFAILGGVLTHLILSLFMNISYLKKHQLSRKEYRYIRKNLAEAKQKIRRLNKSIFKIRDISSVKQRIDIHRITKKIHKMTTKEPKRFYKAEEFYFSHLDSIVELTEKYTFLSSQPKQNSEIGLSLIETRRTLNELSRVLEEDLYQVISNDIDTLNFEIDVAKHSIKKNKDSKFPEENRWLK
- a CDS encoding S1C family serine protease, producing MKKRALFTIPLCLVLIAVIVTTFFLLNIKPAEGKIAQAQKLAEYTKPAVVRIVDYAVVGWQFNNPNDPEVMAILDQLKYQSVVGGSGSGAIISSDGYVVTNAHVVEATQMKDEDIANAAFEQLVGILADQFNVDYETAYQYMLTYTKYTEIKKVLKVVLPGGDVLDGEVKSYGAPINEGKDVAVLKIEGNNLPTLPLGNSDEIQNQDNVWVSGYPAAADSDLLSTDSSFVSSMTAGQISATSKRTEQGSPVIQINAAATHGNSGGPVINEKGQIIGLLTFRGDTVNGQEVQGFNFSVPVNTAKEFVNQAGVREFKSETDKLFQDGLELYWGGYYKHALEKFEAVQRIYPNHSEIKHYIANSEKKMSSSKTLWSDYSTTFYIIDGVSGLLILVLMVFTFAFRPKSPAVAVTGVPSAGPENTLADLHKDRKIDVQDILLALQEHQKRQKKDDDDSGNGA
- a CDS encoding VOC family protein, with the translated sequence MKLKRIHHIAVICSDYQKSKDFYVRVLGLTPVQEVFRKERNSYKLDLAVDGLYQIELFSFPDPPVRPSYPEAAGLRHIAFEVENMEEAVRDLTRHDVTVEEIRIDSLTGKKFTFFADPDGLPIELYER